In one window of Episyrphus balteatus chromosome 3, idEpiBalt1.1, whole genome shotgun sequence DNA:
- the LOC129913773 gene encoding arrestin domain-containing protein 3-like, translating to MGIRFEVIYDDNPLGIYYAGQIVRGRAIIHLEESMTVKGVKLRMRGYAKVRWDEHAVPSDSKNTPVIGSYYRSDEERFFENTTDCIHAKECISDLPAGTHTYTFECPLPPMCPSTFEGTYGRIRYDIKIIVERPLLFNKSHSMELNVLQPLDLNRLPVLRIPAKMEVLKYFCCGPCISKPLVLSLGIPQTGYVPGELVHFIVKVVNHSKIMVRQVRLVLNLVALYSEIRRKETWTEKIPIVKKEFGPFETDDFEIKDTIRVPPTPITSEEHCKVIKITYEIEVTANYNGAHKSSNVSIPITIGNVPFIANLNGISEDTVISILKNRISTGRHINLNFEMPSPSYKKALYVKSLKPTILKETSFIPRYPFYKY from the exons ATGGGCATACGATTTGAAGTTATTTATGATGATAACCCTTTAGGGATATACTATGCTGGACAAATAGTTAGAGGTCGAGCAATAATTCATTTAGAAGAATCGATGACAGTAAAGG gtgtCAAACTACGTATGCGCGGATATGCCAAAGTTAGATGGGATGAACATGCTGTACCCTCGGACTCAAAAAACACACCAGTTATTGGTTCATATTACAGAAGTGATGAGgagcgattttttgaaaacaccaCAGATTGTATTCATGCCAAAG aatgtaTATCAGATTTGCCAGCTGGAACACATACCTACACATTTGAATGCCCTTTGCCTCCAATGTGTCCTTCGACTTTTGAAGGTACTTATGGCCGCATACGTTAcgatataaaaataattgtagAACGACCGTTATTGTTTAACAAGTCACATTCTATGGAATTAAATGTACTTCAACCTTTAGATCTAAATCGGCTTCCTGTCTTGCGT ATTCCAGCTAAAATGGAAGtcctgaaatatttttgttgcggTCCATGCATCTCAAAACCACTTGTTCTTTCTCTTGGTATACCACAAACCGGCTATGTGCCAGGAGAATTGGTTCATTTTATTGTTAAAGTTGTCAACCACAGTAAAATAATGGTGAGACAAGTGCGACTGGTGTTAAATCTTGTAGCTTTATATTCAGAAATAAGACGCAAAGAAACTTGGACTGAAAAAATTCCTATTGTTAAAAAGGAATTTGGACCATTTGAAACAgatgattttgaaattaaagaTACAATTCGAGTTCCACCAACACCAATAACCAGTGAAGAGCATTGCAAAGTTATAAAAATTACCTATGAAATAGAAGTAACAGCCAATTATAATGGAGCGCACAAATCGTCAAATGTTTCGATTCCAATTACAATAGGAAATGTCCCTTTTATCGCAAACTTGAATGGAATATCTGAAGACActgtaatttcaattttaaaaaatcgaatttcaaCTGGACGTCatataaacttgaattttgaaatgc caTCACCTTCGTATAAGAAAGCGTTGTATGTTAAATCATTAAAACCAACAATCCTCAAGGAAACGTCTTTTATACCGAGATATCCTTTCtataaatattga